One window from the genome of Oreochromis niloticus isolate F11D_XX linkage group LG20, O_niloticus_UMD_NMBU, whole genome shotgun sequence encodes:
- the LOC100696419 gene encoding urotensin-2-like isoform X2, translated as MKCNHLLSWAFVLVASSPLLAHPITESAEMPYPGPVSAEDRGISSLDDLPLSEQDGAGLRYSTLISGEINRDGVRTTGLLPRGLKREVLLEKQSLLNPFSHALGIRKQFRKRGGNSECFWKYCV; from the exons ATGAAGTGTAACCATCTTCTCTCCTGGGCCTTTGTGCTTGTGGCCTCGAGCCCACTGCTGGCCCACCCCATTACAGAATCTGCTGAGATGCCGTATCCAGGACCTG TATCAGCGGAGGACCGAGGAATCAGCAGTCTGGATGATCTGCCTCTCTCTGAGCAGGATGGTGCAGGCCTTAGATATTCCACTCTAATATCTGGTGAGATCAACAGAGATG GTGTCAGAACAACAGGTCTGCTTCCTAGGGGGCTCAAAAGAGAG GTCCTGTTGGAGAAACAAAGTCTCCTAAATCCTTTCAGCCATGCGCTGGGCATCCGGAAACAGTTCAGGAAGAGAGGAGGGAATTCAGAGTGTTTCTGGAAGTACTGTGTCTAA
- the LOC100696419 gene encoding urotensin-2-like isoform X4: MKCNHLLSWAFVLVASSPLLAHPITESAEMPYPGPVSAEDRGISSLDDLPLSEQDGAGLRYSTLISGVRTTGLLPRGLKREVLLEKQSLLNPFSHALGIRKQFRKRGGNSECFWKYCV; the protein is encoded by the exons ATGAAGTGTAACCATCTTCTCTCCTGGGCCTTTGTGCTTGTGGCCTCGAGCCCACTGCTGGCCCACCCCATTACAGAATCTGCTGAGATGCCGTATCCAGGACCTG TATCAGCGGAGGACCGAGGAATCAGCAGTCTGGATGATCTGCCTCTCTCTGAGCAGGATGGTGCAGGCCTTAGATATTCCACTCTAATATCTG GTGTCAGAACAACAGGTCTGCTTCCTAGGGGGCTCAAAAGAGAG GTCCTGTTGGAGAAACAAAGTCTCCTAAATCCTTTCAGCCATGCGCTGGGCATCCGGAAACAGTTCAGGAAGAGAGGAGGGAATTCAGAGTGTTTCTGGAAGTACTGTGTCTAA
- the LOC100696419 gene encoding urotensin-2-like isoform X1 translates to MLYCDYQRELDYKMFTARIRTSQWCSYQLCGLVWSSSVSAEDRGISSLDDLPLSEQDGAGLRYSTLISGEINRDGVRTTGLLPRGLKREVLLEKQSLLNPFSHALGIRKQFRKRGGNSECFWKYCV, encoded by the exons ATGCTTTATTGTGATTACCAGCGAGAATTAGATTACAAAATGTTCACGGCACGAATCCGTACCTCTCAATGGTGTTCCTACCAACTGTGTGGGCTTGTTTGGTCCTCCTCAGTATCAGCGGAGGACCGAGGAATCAGCAGTCTGGATGATCTGCCTCTCTCTGAGCAGGATGGTGCAGGCCTTAGATATTCCACTCTAATATCTGGTGAGATCAACAGAGATG GTGTCAGAACAACAGGTCTGCTTCCTAGGGGGCTCAAAAGAGAG GTCCTGTTGGAGAAACAAAGTCTCCTAAATCCTTTCAGCCATGCGCTGGGCATCCGGAAACAGTTCAGGAAGAGAGGAGGGAATTCAGAGTGTTTCTGGAAGTACTGTGTCTAA
- the LOC100696419 gene encoding urotensin-2-like isoform X3 yields MLYCDYQRELDYKMFTARIRTSQWCSYQLCGLVWSSSVSAEDRGISSLDDLPLSEQDGAGLRYSTLISGVRTTGLLPRGLKREVLLEKQSLLNPFSHALGIRKQFRKRGGNSECFWKYCV; encoded by the exons ATGCTTTATTGTGATTACCAGCGAGAATTAGATTACAAAATGTTCACGGCACGAATCCGTACCTCTCAATGGTGTTCCTACCAACTGTGTGGGCTTGTTTGGTCCTCCTCAGTATCAGCGGAGGACCGAGGAATCAGCAGTCTGGATGATCTGCCTCTCTCTGAGCAGGATGGTGCAGGCCTTAGATATTCCACTCTAATATCTG GTGTCAGAACAACAGGTCTGCTTCCTAGGGGGCTCAAAAGAGAG GTCCTGTTGGAGAAACAAAGTCTCCTAAATCCTTTCAGCCATGCGCTGGGCATCCGGAAACAGTTCAGGAAGAGAGGAGGGAATTCAGAGTGTTTCTGGAAGTACTGTGTCTAA